A region of the Curtobacterium flaccumfaciens pv. betae genome:
GGAGCCGTGGGGCATCACCGCCTTCACCGGCCGCTCGCCCGCGGCCGCGGACGCGTTGGCCGCGCAGGACTGCCGGTACACGCTGGTCACGCGAGCCGCGTCCGGCGACGGAGCCGAGGTGGTCGACACGATCGTGGCCGCCCACCCGGGCAGCGACGACACGGCCTGGAGGCACGTGGTCGCGTCCCCCGAGACGACCATCGTCACGCTGACGGTCACCGAGCAGGGCTACCGGCCCGGTTCCGACGTGACGGCGCGGTTGGTCGCGGGGCTCGACGCCCGCCGTGCCGCCGGCTCCGGGCACATCGCGCTGGTCAGTCTCGACAACCTGACGCACAACGGGGCGGTCCTCCGCGGTGCCGTGCTCGACGCCGTCACCGACGACGACCTGCGCGACTGGATCGAGGCAAACGTCGCGTTCCCGAGCTCGATGGTCGACCGGATCACCCCCGCGACCACCGACGCCGACATCGCGCACCTGTCGGAACTGCCGGGTGCGCTCGCCGGAGACCGGGTCCCCGTCGTCACCGAGCCGTTCGCCGAGTGGGTGCTCGAGGACGCCTTCGCGGGCATCGACCGGCCCGCGTGGCAGACGGCCGGCGTCCGGATCGTCGACGACGTCACCCCGTACGAGCAGCGGAAGCTCTGGCTGCTGAACGGCTCGCACTCGCTCCTCGCCTACCTGGGGTTGCAGCTCGGCCACGACACCGTGGCCGAGGCGATGGACGACCCGGTCTGCCGCACCGCCGTCGAGCAGCTCTGGGACGAAGCCGCGCTCGAGCTCCCGCTGCCCGAGGCCGAGGTCACCGACGCCCGCGCAGCCCTGGTCGAGCGGTTCGCCAACCCGCGCATCCGGCACACGCTGCGGCAGATCGCGTCCGGCGGCTCGCAGAAGCTGCCCGTCCGTGTCGTCGACGTCGTGCGGCACCGGCTCGCCCGCGACCCCTCGGCCGGCATCGGCACCGGAGCGGCCACCGCCCTCGCCGCGTGGTGGCTGCACGTCACCGAGCAGTCCGACCTGGTGGACGACCCCGGTGCCCCCGGGCCAGACTCGGACGTGCACGACGTCCTGGCCGTCGTCGCGCCCGAACTCGACACCACCCCCGTGGTCGCCGTCGTGACGGCGGCGGCCGACCGCATCCGCACCGCCGCGGCACGCGCCCGCGAACGCTCCAACGGAGGAGTCCACGCATGACCGACACGAACACCACGAACCCCGCGGCCCCGGTCCCCGGCGCCGCCGACAGCGGGCCGGCCGAGACCACCGCCGGCCGTCCGGACACCTGGGCCTCGGCGGACCGCGGCCAGCTGATCGATCGGGCCGAGGTCATCGTGACCAGCCCGAACCGGAACTTCGTGACGCTCAAGCTCACCACGGCCGACGGCGTCACCGGACTCGGCGACGCCACCCTGAACGGCCGTGAGCTCGCGGTCTCCGCCTACCTGTCCGAGCACGTCGTCCCGCTGCTCGTCGGCCGTGACGCCAGCCGCATCGAGGACGCCTGGCAGTTCCTGTACCGGTCGTCGTACTGGCGCCGTGGTCCGGTCACCATGGCCGCGATCGCCGCCGTCGACATGGCCCTCTGGGACATCAAGGCGAAGGTCGCCGGGATGCCGCTGTACCAGCTGCTCGGCGGGGCATCGCGCACCGGGCTCATGGCGTACGGCCACGCCTCGGGCAAGGAGCTGCCCGAGCTGTTCGACTCCATCCGCGAACACCAGGAAGAGGGCTACCGCTCGATCCGGGTGCAGACCGGTGTCCCCGGCCTCGAGTCCATCTACGGCATCGCGTCGAACAGGACCACCGAGGGCAACGCCGGCGTCCGCTACGACTTCGAGCCCGCCCAGC
Encoded here:
- a CDS encoding mannitol dehydrogenase family protein, with product MTDRRPGIVHVGVGAFARAHLAWYTAHTTGEPWGITAFTGRSPAAADALAAQDCRYTLVTRAASGDGAEVVDTIVAAHPGSDDTAWRHVVASPETTIVTLTVTEQGYRPGSDVTARLVAGLDARRAAGSGHIALVSLDNLTHNGAVLRGAVLDAVTDDDLRDWIEANVAFPSSMVDRITPATTDADIAHLSELPGALAGDRVPVVTEPFAEWVLEDAFAGIDRPAWQTAGVRIVDDVTPYEQRKLWLLNGSHSLLAYLGLQLGHDTVAEAMDDPVCRTAVEQLWDEAALELPLPEAEVTDARAALVERFANPRIRHTLRQIASGGSQKLPVRVVDVVRHRLARDPSAGIGTGAATALAAWWLHVTEQSDLVDDPGAPGPDSDVHDVLAVVAPELDTTPVVAVVTAAADRIRTAAARARERSNGGVHA